A single genomic interval of Plodia interpunctella isolate USDA-ARS_2022_Savannah chromosome 14, ilPloInte3.2, whole genome shotgun sequence harbors:
- the LOC128675210 gene encoding enhancer of split mbeta protein-like, protein MILPARTMSPSHGAFHPPAHAQPDEEPVSRTYQYRKVMKPMLERKRRARINRCLDELKDLMVTALQAEGENVSKLEKADILELTVRHLHSLKRRGQLVLKPEMSYAERFRAGFTQCATEVSQFIANATLAANAMQRQGPVDPQAGARLLQHLSNCIRRLESPQVVQPQPIAPSGVARPMPIQPQPQHAQPQPPVPQQPLQKTTLPERGCKRQSEVPMDAEAALAKRAYAPPSPPHSPASEGDSAQSMWRPW, encoded by the coding sequence ATGATCCTTCCCGCCCGAACTATGTCGCCGTCGCACGGCGCCTTCCACCCGCCGGCGCACGCGCAACCTGACGAGGAACCTGTCTCCAGAACATATCAGTATAGAAAAGTCATGAAGCCAATGctagaaagaaaaagaagagcCCGCATCAACCGATGTCTGGACGAACTCAAAGATTTGATGGTCACCGCTCTCCAAGCTGAAGGCGAAAATGTCTCCAAACTAGAAAAAGCGGACATTTTGGAACTTACTGTTAGACATCTGCACAGCCTGAAGCGGAGGGGCCAGTTAGTGTTGAAACCTGAAATGTCCTATGCGGAAAGGTTCCGCGCAGGATTCACCCAGTGTGCTACGGAAGTGTCCCAGTTTATAGCGAATGCTACACTGGCAGCCAACGCGATGCAGAGGCAAGGGCCCGTCGACCCTCAAGCTGGAGCTCGATTGCTGCAGCATTTGAGCAACTGTATCAGACGGCTGGAGAGTCCACAAGTGGTGCAGCCGCAGCCGATCGCGCCGAGCGGCGTGGCGCGGCCCATGCCGATCCAGCCCCAACCCCAGCATGCGCAGCCTCAACCGCCAGTACCTCAGCAGCCTTTGCAAAAGACAACGTTACCAGAGCGAGGCTGCAAGAGGCAGTCGGAGGTGCCGATGGATGCTGAAGCGGCGCTCGCGAAACGTGCGTACGCGCCGCCTTCTCCGCCGCACAGCCCCGCCTCTGAAGGCGACTCCGCCCAGTCGATGTGGCGGCCGTGGTGA